One window from the genome of Gimesia aquarii encodes:
- a CDS encoding arylsulfatase: MPNHKLFVRSLINVFLLLAVFQTCPCFSATESNKPNIVIILADDLGFSDLGCYGSEIETPHLDQLAQEGLRFSQFYNAGRCCPTRAALMTGLYSHQAGMGWMNRNDKLPGYQGELNAHCVSLAEVLSSANYQCYHVGKWHLTYRMRKANENWPLGRGFHHAYGTGGGGNYFAPKPLYEDNRLIKPPQEDYYITDAFSQRAVDYLKKHSQKQTGKPFFLYLAYTAPHFPLHAKPADIARYKRQYQTGWDQLRAERHQKMQEIGLINCPLSARDPDAKQWNTLSQAEQEEWNLRMAVYAAMITSMDQGIGKVLQQIEDMGSANNTMVLFLSDNGASAEFIDRGHQPGAVTGTRESFRCAEVGWANTSNTPFRFHKMWMHEGGISTPLIVRWPAQIQKTGGWTNQTGHVIDLMTTCIDASKAKYPTMKSGQKITPLAGKSLLPIFQNPKKTEQRTLFWEHEGNKAIRQGDWKLVKQHKQAWELYNLNRDRSELTNQAKVHPELVSTLSKSWNTWAQKSNVVPWETLPQPGYRKKGPAFYRKK; the protein is encoded by the coding sequence TTGCCTAATCATAAATTATTTGTTCGAAGTCTCATTAATGTTTTTTTGTTACTAGCTGTTTTTCAAACCTGCCCCTGCTTTTCAGCAACTGAAAGTAATAAACCAAACATTGTCATTATTCTGGCAGACGACCTCGGTTTTTCTGATCTCGGGTGTTATGGCTCTGAAATCGAAACGCCGCATCTAGACCAATTAGCGCAAGAGGGTCTACGATTCTCTCAGTTTTATAACGCTGGCCGCTGCTGTCCGACACGGGCTGCACTCATGACTGGTCTGTATTCACATCAAGCAGGTATGGGCTGGATGAATCGCAACGACAAACTTCCCGGCTATCAGGGGGAACTCAATGCACACTGCGTCAGTCTAGCTGAAGTGCTCTCATCTGCTAACTATCAATGTTACCACGTTGGTAAATGGCACCTCACGTATCGCATGCGGAAAGCCAATGAGAATTGGCCCCTTGGTCGCGGATTTCATCACGCATATGGAACAGGAGGGGGTGGGAATTATTTTGCTCCTAAGCCACTCTATGAAGACAACCGTCTGATCAAACCACCTCAAGAAGATTATTATATCACAGATGCCTTCAGTCAAAGAGCCGTTGATTACCTGAAAAAACACTCACAGAAACAAACAGGAAAACCGTTTTTTCTCTATTTGGCATATACGGCTCCCCATTTCCCATTGCATGCTAAACCGGCTGATATTGCCCGTTACAAGCGACAATACCAAACAGGCTGGGATCAACTCAGAGCAGAACGTCACCAAAAGATGCAAGAGATCGGCCTCATTAATTGCCCGCTCTCTGCCCGTGATCCTGATGCGAAACAATGGAACACACTCTCCCAAGCTGAGCAAGAAGAGTGGAACCTGCGAATGGCTGTGTACGCTGCCATGATCACCAGCATGGACCAAGGAATTGGCAAGGTACTCCAGCAAATCGAAGACATGGGAAGCGCAAACAACACCATGGTGCTGTTCTTGTCCGACAACGGTGCCAGTGCAGAATTTATCGACCGGGGACACCAACCAGGTGCAGTGACTGGCACGCGTGAATCGTTCCGCTGTGCAGAAGTTGGCTGGGCCAACACTAGTAACACTCCCTTCCGCTTTCATAAAATGTGGATGCATGAAGGGGGCATCTCGACACCTCTGATTGTGCGTTGGCCTGCACAAATCCAAAAAACGGGCGGATGGACGAATCAAACGGGGCACGTGATTGATCTGATGACGACCTGCATTGATGCTTCAAAAGCAAAGTACCCGACTATGAAAAGTGGTCAGAAAATTACACCACTGGCAGGAAAAAGCTTGCTACCTATCTTTCAGAATCCAAAGAAAACAGAACAACGGACACTTTTCTGGGAGCACGAAGGCAACAAAGCTATTCGTCAGGGAGATTGGAAGCTCGTCAAACAACACAAACAAGCTTGGGAACTTTACAATTTGAATCGTGATCGAAGCGAACTCACCAATCAAGCGAAAGTACATCCGGAACTGGTTTCTACACTTTCAAAATCCTGGAACACATGGGCCCAAAAGTCAAACGTTGTCCCTTGGGAAACATTACCTCAGCCCGGCTATCGTAAAAAAGGTCCGGCCTTTTATCGAAAAAAATAA
- a CDS encoding sulfatase encodes MPNRYKLLLFVVCLFITPAVGLYAAESPQSTKPNIILILIDDMGWPDPTCYGHAFHETPNIDQLANDGVRFTDFYAACPVCSPTRASIQAGQYQARLHLTDFIPGHWRPFEKLIVPENALHLPLEIVTPAELLKTAGYKTAYFGKWHLGPESHYPDKQGYQSSLVTKGRHFAPRFRTTPKSDVPKKAYLADFLTEKTIEFMQQNKTHPFFVQLSHYAVHIPLEAKQKEIEKYQQKPKPSTGVNNPVYAAMVAHVDESVGRIVQALEELQLSENTVVIFSSDNGGLRQTFSGGETVSTNAPLRDEKGSLYEGGIRVPLIIKWPGVAKAGTTCAEPTISVDFWPTFAEIGKAKLKKHQIIDGLSLVPLLKDPSNRFDRDAIYFHYPHYHHSEPAGAIRTGNWKLIEFFADGRRELYNLEQDLSETTNLSAAMPQKAAELQQKLSDWRKTTAAALPQKNPKYDAQRSPEWWSRRNNQPIKNRNQEKTGKAKT; translated from the coding sequence ATGCCTAACCGCTACAAATTGCTGCTTTTCGTTGTCTGTCTATTTATTACGCCTGCTGTCGGTCTTTATGCGGCGGAATCACCACAGTCAACGAAGCCTAATATCATCCTGATTCTGATTGATGACATGGGTTGGCCCGACCCTACTTGCTACGGCCATGCATTTCATGAAACGCCAAATATTGATCAGCTTGCAAACGATGGTGTCCGCTTTACTGATTTTTATGCAGCTTGCCCCGTCTGTTCCCCCACGCGTGCCAGTATTCAGGCAGGACAGTATCAGGCACGTCTGCATCTGACTGATTTCATTCCCGGTCATTGGCGCCCTTTTGAAAAACTGATCGTGCCCGAGAATGCCCTTCACCTGCCACTGGAAATTGTGACTCCCGCAGAACTGCTGAAGACAGCAGGCTATAAAACCGCTTACTTTGGTAAATGGCATCTCGGTCCTGAATCGCATTATCCAGATAAGCAGGGCTATCAATCTTCACTCGTCACAAAAGGTCGCCATTTTGCACCGCGATTTCGAACTACTCCGAAATCGGATGTCCCCAAGAAAGCGTATCTGGCCGATTTCCTGACTGAGAAAACGATCGAGTTTATGCAACAAAACAAAACCCATCCCTTCTTTGTACAACTCTCGCATTATGCGGTCCACATTCCGCTAGAAGCCAAGCAAAAAGAGATTGAAAAGTATCAACAGAAACCAAAGCCTTCAACTGGCGTGAATAATCCGGTGTATGCCGCGATGGTGGCGCATGTCGATGAGAGTGTGGGGCGTATTGTGCAAGCACTCGAGGAATTACAGCTCTCAGAAAACACGGTCGTCATATTTAGTTCTGACAATGGTGGCCTGCGACAAACATTTTCTGGTGGCGAAACGGTTTCCACAAATGCCCCCCTTAGAGATGAAAAAGGATCACTTTATGAAGGAGGTATCCGGGTTCCACTCATTATTAAATGGCCTGGAGTCGCCAAAGCGGGAACAACCTGCGCTGAACCGACCATCAGCGTCGATTTCTGGCCTACGTTCGCTGAAATTGGAAAAGCAAAGTTGAAAAAACATCAAATCATCGATGGACTAAGTTTGGTCCCTTTGCTGAAAGATCCTTCCAATCGTTTTGATCGAGACGCAATCTATTTTCATTATCCCCACTATCATCATTCAGAACCCGCAGGCGCCATTCGTACTGGTAACTGGAAGCTGATCGAATTCTTCGCCGATGGCAGACGGGAGCTTTATAATCTGGAACAGGATCTGTCTGAAACAACCAATCTATCAGCAGCGATGCCTCAAAAGGCGGCTGAATTACAACAAAAGTTATCAGACTGGAGAAAAACAACCGCGGCTGCATTGCCTCAGAAAAATCCCAAGTATGATGCCCAGCGGTCGCCTGAGTGGTGGAGTCGACGAAACAATCAACCAATCAAGAATCGAAATCAGGAGAAAACAGGTAAAGCAAAAACATAA
- a CDS encoding PP2C family protein-serine/threonine phosphatase — protein MRILIGWDNPEESDLISLYLGVSENDLVICNTTEEFLSQVLNGQSWDIILMSIMNPDPQTAFEHFEQIRQKHLDTPVVGACPTQGTFHVARFLTAGMRAYIIRDEGGDFMFLLETTLQSVVDSVKAERERFVAERLREEVESVRKLQESIIPSDLISPERYDVTARYESSQIRVFGGQPVTLAGGDYYDVFMLDDENLVLLVGDASGHGMKACMSIMTMHTLVGMIRSNKYLDTAAFVSDVNDRLCNQAIVNDDGGFITLLYGILNSKTNEFQWTSAGAPIPIVHELETNKTYELGTNDDGGLPLGIVPDVEYDIHTSIIPPDSRLLIFTDGLAEAFPGEKETFGEFGIPGIMQSLQASRSSQLEAALENLFRDSNAFTDGSGRHDDTSVVLLGRKN, from the coding sequence ATGCGAATTCTTATTGGTTGGGACAATCCAGAAGAGAGCGATCTTATTTCGCTCTACCTTGGAGTCAGTGAAAATGACTTGGTCATCTGTAATACGACTGAAGAGTTTCTCTCACAAGTTTTAAATGGACAGTCATGGGATATCATTTTGATGTCGATTATGAATCCCGACCCTCAAACGGCCTTTGAGCATTTCGAGCAAATCCGTCAGAAACATCTTGATACTCCCGTTGTGGGTGCCTGTCCGACTCAAGGGACGTTTCATGTAGCCCGTTTTTTAACGGCGGGAATGCGTGCTTATATTATTCGAGATGAAGGGGGGGACTTTATGTTTCTCCTTGAAACGACTTTGCAGAGTGTTGTTGATTCTGTCAAAGCGGAACGTGAACGATTTGTGGCAGAACGTTTGCGCGAAGAAGTCGAATCGGTACGCAAATTACAGGAATCGATTATCCCGAGTGATCTCATCTCTCCTGAGAGATATGATGTGACGGCACGTTATGAATCGTCACAGATTCGTGTGTTTGGCGGACAACCTGTGACTTTGGCGGGGGGAGACTATTACGATGTCTTCATGCTGGACGATGAAAATCTGGTCTTGTTAGTGGGGGATGCATCGGGACACGGAATGAAAGCCTGCATGTCGATTATGACGATGCACACCTTAGTGGGCATGATTCGCTCAAACAAGTATCTGGATACCGCGGCTTTTGTTTCCGATGTGAATGATCGCCTTTGCAATCAGGCGATAGTAAATGATGATGGTGGCTTTATTACGCTGCTCTATGGGATCTTAAATTCGAAGACGAATGAGTTTCAATGGACGTCAGCAGGAGCACCGATTCCAATTGTGCATGAACTGGAGACAAATAAGACATATGAATTAGGCACGAATGATGATGGCGGGCTCCCGCTTGGAATAGTGCCCGATGTTGAATACGATATCCATACCTCAATTATTCCTCCTGACAGCCGACTATTAATTTTCACTGATGGTTTGGCTGAAGCATTTCCTGGAGAAAAAGAGACCTTCGGCGAATTTGGAATTCCTGGCATAATGCAATCATTGCAAGCGTCTCGGTCTTCTCAATTGGAAGCGGCCCTGGAGAACTTGTTCCGTGATTCTAACGCTTTTACAGACGGATCTGGCAGGCACGATGATACATCAGTTGTATTATTGGGGCGAAAAAATTAG
- a CDS encoding bestrophin, translated as MAADAELNLSFIEKKLGTLGRISLYAGLLGMYSLIPVLKNHSERLLIALGVSETHAEEFLSLGDMSSDLHTTLGLVLGLLLVFRTNSSYARWWEARQLWGKLVNVSRNMAIKFREFTNYGADELRELGNLIVAFPEALRDHLREDDDFAMFPELEQIEPPPRHIPAYIADLIYRKVIGWKRSGVIDGDELRVLDSEIRELMEICGGCERIRRTRLSPSYRLFVRHCISLYLCTLPWGLVDDFGFWTVPLTIILAYFMIGIEVIAHSVEEPFGLDEDDLDLDGLCITIRSTVNEILDRFGKNACEIARPGDSTVEVTHSNS; from the coding sequence ATGGCCGCTGATGCCGAATTAAATCTTTCGTTTATCGAGAAAAAACTAGGAACATTAGGACGTATCTCCCTCTATGCGGGATTATTAGGCATGTATAGCCTTATCCCTGTACTCAAAAATCATAGCGAAAGACTGCTGATCGCGCTTGGAGTCTCAGAAACTCATGCTGAAGAGTTTTTGAGTCTGGGTGACATGTCTTCCGATTTACATACGACTCTCGGGTTAGTACTTGGTTTACTACTCGTATTCAGGACAAACAGTTCCTATGCCCGTTGGTGGGAAGCCCGCCAACTATGGGGCAAGCTGGTAAATGTCAGCCGAAATATGGCAATCAAATTTCGTGAATTCACTAACTACGGTGCTGATGAACTTCGGGAGCTGGGAAATTTAATTGTCGCTTTTCCCGAAGCATTGCGGGACCATTTACGCGAGGATGATGACTTTGCTATGTTTCCTGAATTAGAGCAAATTGAGCCGCCTCCGCGTCATATTCCCGCTTATATTGCGGATCTCATTTACCGCAAAGTGATTGGCTGGAAGAGATCGGGGGTGATTGATGGTGATGAATTACGAGTTTTGGATTCCGAGATCCGTGAATTAATGGAGATTTGCGGAGGTTGCGAGCGGATTCGCCGAACTCGTCTTTCGCCTTCCTATCGTCTGTTTGTGCGTCACTGTATTTCGCTCTATTTGTGTACGCTCCCTTGGGGGTTAGTAGATGACTTTGGGTTTTGGACTGTGCCTCTAACAATCATATTGGCCTATTTCATGATTGGGATCGAAGTGATTGCGCATTCCGTTGAAGAACCATTTGGTCTGGATGAAGACGATTTGGATCTGGATGGTTTGTGTATTACGATCCGTTCTACTGTGAACGAAATTTTGGATCGATTTGGAAAGAATGCCTGTGAGATAGCACGACCAGGCGATTCTACAGTTGAAGTAACACATTCCAATTCTTGA
- a CDS encoding alpha/beta hydrolase, producing MKNFFLCMKKIQLAQTVFAFMVISLLTTSALYAQGNKDSKGPPKPKEVTLTAQGGWPISITYYESSNAADAPVVVLLHGKGGSKRTWDNQFASILQQNGYAVVSVDLRKHGKSKGNSADQGGNKNQKGRTKSKLSSLDYKAMIALDMEAVWRFLYKEHQKKRLNMQKTAIIASDMSVPIALNYALFDWSKIPYDDAPVLAAKTPKGQTVRAMVLISPVNSVTGVTSARPAMRLRDPMYGIAFFVCSGVGDSLDRGSAKKLFTQLSPTPVPKELKMHYVFKEYRGKLRGTDMLGKRLGLEIDILKFLDKNLKKLPGDWSDRRPRYDREE from the coding sequence GTGAAAAACTTTTTCCTCTGTATGAAGAAGATTCAGTTAGCCCAAACAGTTTTTGCATTCATGGTCATTTCACTTTTGACTACGAGTGCTTTGTATGCACAGGGTAATAAAGACTCAAAAGGGCCTCCCAAGCCGAAAGAAGTTACGTTAACTGCGCAAGGTGGTTGGCCAATTTCCATCACCTATTACGAATCGAGTAATGCCGCCGATGCGCCCGTTGTTGTGCTTTTGCATGGGAAAGGGGGGAGTAAAAGAACGTGGGATAACCAGTTTGCGTCTATTTTACAGCAAAATGGATATGCAGTCGTTTCCGTTGATTTGAGGAAACATGGGAAAAGTAAAGGGAACTCAGCTGACCAAGGGGGAAACAAAAATCAAAAAGGGAGGACAAAGTCAAAGTTGTCTTCATTAGATTACAAGGCAATGATAGCGCTGGATATGGAAGCAGTCTGGAGATTTCTCTATAAAGAACATCAGAAAAAACGCTTGAATATGCAGAAGACAGCAATTATCGCCTCAGATATGAGTGTCCCAATTGCTTTAAATTATGCCCTGTTTGACTGGAGTAAAATTCCTTATGATGATGCACCTGTTCTCGCAGCCAAAACCCCCAAAGGACAAACTGTTAGGGCAATGGTATTAATTTCACCTGTTAACAGTGTAACAGGAGTTACCTCAGCACGCCCAGCAATGCGATTGCGAGATCCCATGTATGGAATTGCTTTTTTCGTTTGTTCTGGTGTGGGGGATTCACTTGATAGAGGTTCTGCTAAAAAGCTATTTACCCAATTGTCTCCAACTCCCGTGCCAAAGGAGTTGAAGATGCACTACGTGTTTAAGGAGTACCGTGGAAAGTTACGAGGCACTGATATGCTTGGGAAGCGTCTAGGACTGGAAATTGATATTCTTAAATTTCTAGATAAGAATCTCAAAAAACTGCCTGGCGACTGGTCTGATCGAAGACCCCGCTATGATCGTGAAGAATAG
- a CDS encoding ComEA family DNA-binding protein — MQEEHPEETPKPFLGLQRDDQFFLGTLLITILVLAVIYIGQLSRWGTEPIEIKRQNHLPYDYQIDINKATWVEFAQLKGIGPVLGKRIVAYRDEHGPFQSIDDLLMVKNIGPVKLKENRIYFKPIPISPE; from the coding sequence ATGCAGGAAGAACATCCTGAGGAAACGCCGAAACCATTTCTGGGACTGCAAAGAGATGACCAGTTTTTCCTGGGTACGCTCTTGATTACGATTCTGGTTCTTGCAGTAATCTATATTGGCCAACTTTCCCGCTGGGGTACTGAACCGATAGAAATCAAAAGACAAAACCATCTACCTTATGACTATCAAATCGACATTAACAAGGCGACATGGGTTGAGTTTGCACAATTAAAGGGAATTGGCCCAGTCTTGGGAAAAAGAATTGTTGCGTACCGAGACGAACATGGCCCTTTCCAATCTATTGATGACTTATTGATGGTCAAAAATATTGGCCCAGTAAAACTAAAAGAAAACCGAATTTATTTCAAACCAATACCAATTTCCCCTGAATAA
- a CDS encoding DUF485 domain-containing protein produces the protein MAGFDHGSNEPDEQENIETINRNTRWGLKLFAVYLVLYGGFVFLNTFSPAKMEVVVFAGLNLAIVYGFTLIIAAFVLAIIYGWLCRNDLSSSSSENEEVAQ, from the coding sequence ATGGCAGGTTTTGACCACGGGTCCAACGAGCCTGATGAGCAAGAAAACATCGAGACGATTAATCGTAATACTCGTTGGGGTCTCAAGCTATTCGCCGTTTATCTTGTCCTTTATGGCGGGTTCGTTTTTCTAAATACTTTCTCTCCTGCAAAAATGGAGGTCGTTGTTTTTGCTGGATTAAATCTGGCAATAGTTTATGGTTTTACTTTAATTATCGCTGCATTTGTGCTGGCGATTATCTATGGGTGGTTATGCCGTAATGATCTTTCCTCCTCAAGCTCTGAAAACGAGGAGGTAGCTCAATGA
- a CDS encoding DUF695 domain-containing protein: MTEHPAEQEWLTATALEDEYTVFFRLLPKIPEAISTADFPDRIEIIWSYQSPNDTGMPAAEDQQRMNEFEERLEEAWLNTGMGYPTMLITGNQICEWQWYVKHIDQALEALNAALADLPELPIDIHTESDPDWYAYSNFMQQITK, from the coding sequence GTGACAGAGCATCCAGCAGAGCAAGAATGGTTGACGGCAACCGCACTTGAAGACGAGTATACTGTCTTCTTTCGATTGCTACCAAAGATCCCGGAAGCGATTTCTACTGCTGATTTTCCAGATAGAATTGAGATTATCTGGTCTTACCAATCACCTAATGACACCGGTATGCCTGCTGCGGAAGATCAGCAAAGAATGAATGAATTTGAAGAACGGCTGGAAGAAGCCTGGTTGAATACGGGTATGGGTTATCCGACAATGCTGATTACCGGAAACCAGATCTGTGAATGGCAGTGGTATGTTAAACATATTGATCAAGCGCTAGAGGCGCTCAATGCAGCACTGGCTGATCTGCCGGAATTGCCAATTGACATTCACACGGAATCAGACCCCGACTGGTATGCTTATTCTAATTTCATGCAACAGATCACAAAATAA
- a CDS encoding sodium/solute symporter, whose translation MIYEPSFMAVLVFGVIVAITLGLSFWLGAKAKSSKGYFAAGGGIHWFINGVAFAGDYLSAASFLGICGMIAFYGYDGFLYSIGYLAGWIVALFVIAEPLKRMGRFTFADALDSKFQSRGIKLAAAISTLVVSIFYLIPQMVGAGVLITPLLGFPHYVGVLMVGTIVILIVVTAGMVSTTYVQFLKGSLLVIFSTVLTVLILQRGLSTDPENNGKPTHHFQIFGPAASNNIDYWKSELKLDDKDTLIPLNQGAWAKKGFLQLTKDKIVSYWKLTKNSEQQFFLSETQYQQKNKDGSILINGLPQGNGEGQTDLYPVGRISKLPNNETKTGSLGPAEFLSTIRESELILWGSDTIKEKDGTVLTIYFPKPTSGHKVLSPGNHPKFAGIRGDDIWGKLNFLSLMLALFCGTASLPHILIRYYTVKDQASARKSTIVGIGSIGYFYILTLFMGFGAMTSGALDVTNSNMAAPLLAKSIGDWLFAVISAIAFTTVLGTVSGLIIASSGAVVHDLMSSFMKIEMNDFAKVRIAKIASVVVGVIAIILGILFEKFNVNYLVGWAFSVAASANLPALVMLLFWSKTTKQGITAAIFVGMMSSLGWILLSADTYKGVYGLSPESAIVPFSQPGLVTIPLGFLTLVIVSLLTQQKSVGAKQ comes from the coding sequence ATGATTTACGAACCCTCTTTCATGGCAGTGCTTGTATTCGGAGTCATTGTCGCCATTACACTGGGACTTAGTTTCTGGCTCGGCGCAAAAGCAAAATCATCAAAAGGTTACTTTGCTGCCGGTGGTGGGATCCACTGGTTTATTAACGGAGTCGCATTTGCGGGAGATTATCTCTCTGCAGCTTCGTTTCTAGGCATCTGCGGTATGATTGCCTTCTATGGTTATGACGGATTTCTTTATTCCATTGGATATCTGGCTGGCTGGATTGTGGCACTCTTTGTGATTGCAGAACCGCTCAAACGCATGGGGCGTTTCACTTTTGCCGATGCGTTAGACAGTAAGTTTCAATCGAGGGGTATTAAACTGGCGGCTGCCATCAGCACTCTCGTAGTCAGTATCTTTTATCTGATCCCACAAATGGTCGGTGCCGGCGTTTTAATTACACCGCTACTTGGATTCCCCCATTATGTCGGCGTGCTGATGGTGGGAACGATTGTCATTTTAATTGTTGTAACAGCAGGTATGGTCAGCACGACTTATGTGCAATTCCTGAAAGGTTCATTACTTGTTATCTTCAGCACGGTTCTGACCGTCCTGATCCTACAACGAGGTCTCTCAACAGATCCTGAAAATAATGGAAAACCAACACACCACTTCCAGATTTTTGGTCCTGCTGCTTCCAATAATATCGATTACTGGAAATCAGAATTAAAACTGGATGACAAAGACACACTGATTCCTTTGAACCAAGGAGCCTGGGCAAAAAAAGGTTTTCTTCAGCTCACCAAAGATAAAATTGTCAGTTATTGGAAATTAACAAAAAATTCAGAGCAACAATTCTTTCTATCGGAAACGCAATATCAACAAAAAAATAAAGATGGTTCGATTCTTATTAATGGACTGCCTCAAGGAAACGGTGAAGGACAAACCGATTTATATCCTGTGGGGCGCATCAGTAAGTTACCAAATAATGAAACGAAAACAGGCTCTCTGGGACCTGCGGAATTTCTCAGTACAATCCGCGAGAGTGAATTGATCCTCTGGGGTTCCGACACGATTAAAGAGAAAGATGGCACCGTTCTGACCATTTATTTCCCCAAGCCAACATCAGGCCATAAAGTTCTCAGTCCGGGCAATCACCCCAAGTTCGCAGGTATACGTGGCGATGATATTTGGGGGAAACTTAACTTCCTGTCTTTAATGCTTGCTCTGTTCTGTGGGACCGCTTCGCTTCCACATATTCTAATCAGATATTACACAGTCAAGGATCAAGCGAGTGCCAGGAAAAGTACAATTGTTGGTATCGGAAGTATCGGCTACTTCTACATTCTGACATTGTTTATGGGTTTCGGAGCCATGACTAGTGGAGCTCTCGATGTAACGAATTCCAATATGGCAGCCCCACTTCTTGCCAAAAGTATCGGCGACTGGCTGTTCGCGGTAATTTCTGCGATTGCTTTTACGACAGTCTTGGGAACTGTGAGTGGACTCATTATTGCTTCTAGTGGTGCTGTCGTACATGACTTGATGTCGAGCTTCATGAAAATCGAAATGAACGATTTTGCAAAAGTCCGCATTGCAAAAATCGCCTCAGTTGTTGTGGGTGTGATCGCCATTATTCTGGGAATTCTGTTTGAGAAGTTCAATGTGAATTATCTTGTTGGCTGGGCATTCAGCGTTGCCGCTTCTGCAAATCTACCCGCCTTAGTCATGCTGTTATTCTGGTCCAAGACGACGAAACAGGGCATTACAGCTGCAATCTTTGTAGGTATGATGTCCTCATTAGGATGGATTTTGCTAAGTGCGGACACTTATAAAGGCGTTTATGGACTCTCACCAGAGAGCGCTATAGTTCCATTCAGTCAGCCAGGCCTGGTTACAATTCCATTAGGCTTTCTGACCCTGGTAATCGTTTCACTCTTAACACAACAGAAATCTGTAGGAGCTAAACAGTGA
- a CDS encoding UxaA family hydrolase codes for MSSAQNSPLLKLHSDDNIAIARNSVTENQECALSENESVTTRESIDLGHKVAIQNIASGEPIRKFGQTIGFATIDILAGDWIHSHNLESGVLSLDYAYSTDVPTPPEPIKGRTFMGYRRPNGKAGTRNYLAIISTVNCSATASKYIARELAQTSLENYPNIDGIIPLVHKGGCAMQYDGEDHHQLMRTLGGFAKHPNIGAYVVLGLGCETGQGSFLSESEGLVQLANPNEPQNQGPLVLNIQDIGGIAKTVKKVTTVLKEYLPQVNDVTRVPIPVSELILGTECGGSDGNSGVTANPALGIASDFLVAHGATSILGETPEIHGGEHLLTRRAVTPEIGKKLVDRIKWWEEYTGKFGVVIDNNPSVGNKRGGLTTIYEKSLGAIAKGGSTALREVYRFAEPVTEKGFVIMDTPGYDPASVTGMVAGGANVVTFTTGRGSCFGCKPVPSIKISTNTPMYERMQDDMDLDAGRILNGTSVEEVGEEIFELIIEVASGKKTKSEIQGIGDEEFCPWSIGPVL; via the coding sequence ATGTCATCAGCTCAGAATTCACCGCTTTTAAAGCTCCATTCAGACGATAATATCGCCATCGCTCGCAATTCCGTGACCGAAAACCAGGAGTGCGCACTCTCTGAAAACGAAAGTGTGACTACTCGAGAAAGTATTGACCTCGGCCATAAAGTGGCTATTCAGAATATCGCCAGCGGTGAACCAATCCGTAAGTTTGGACAGACAATCGGCTTTGCTACCATAGATATTCTAGCAGGTGACTGGATTCACAGTCATAATCTGGAATCAGGGGTCTTGAGTTTGGACTACGCCTATTCAACGGATGTCCCGACCCCACCAGAACCCATTAAAGGTCGGACTTTTATGGGCTATCGCCGTCCGAATGGGAAAGCAGGCACCCGAAATTATCTGGCGATTATCAGTACAGTAAACTGTTCTGCAACAGCCTCCAAATATATTGCCAGGGAATTGGCTCAGACGTCATTGGAAAATTACCCCAATATTGACGGTATAATCCCGCTGGTTCACAAAGGCGGATGTGCTATGCAATATGATGGGGAAGATCATCATCAGCTGATGCGGACTCTGGGTGGATTTGCAAAACATCCGAATATCGGCGCTTATGTTGTTCTGGGATTAGGTTGTGAAACTGGACAAGGTTCGTTTCTCTCTGAATCCGAAGGCCTTGTCCAGCTAGCGAACCCCAACGAGCCTCAAAACCAAGGCCCTCTAGTACTCAATATCCAAGATATAGGAGGCATAGCCAAAACAGTCAAAAAAGTAACCACAGTTTTGAAAGAGTATTTACCTCAGGTCAATGATGTCACCCGCGTTCCAATTCCGGTTTCAGAATTAATTCTAGGTACGGAATGTGGTGGGAGTGATGGAAACAGTGGTGTGACTGCCAACCCTGCATTAGGAATTGCCAGCGATTTTTTGGTTGCGCATGGTGCTACTTCAATTCTGGGAGAAACACCAGAGATTCATGGTGGAGAGCATCTTCTCACTCGGCGCGCTGTCACTCCAGAAATTGGCAAAAAGTTAGTCGACCGCATCAAATGGTGGGAAGAGTACACAGGAAAATTCGGTGTTGTAATTGATAACAATCCATCCGTTGGAAACAAAAGAGGTGGTTTAACAACAATTTACGAAAAGTCACTAGGAGCGATTGCCAAAGGGGGCAGCACTGCTTTGCGTGAAGTCTATCGATTCGCAGAACCAGTCACTGAAAAAGGCTTTGTGATCATGGACACTCCCGGCTATGACCCCGCTTCTGTCACGGGCATGGTTGCAGGTGGAGCGAATGTCGTAACTTTCACCACAGGCCGAGGGAGTTGCTTCGGATGTAAGCCGGTCCCTAGTATTAAAATCTCTACGAACACACCCATGTATGAGCGAATGCAGGATGATATGGACCTTGATGCTGGTAGAATTTTAAACGGTACTTCCGTTGAAGAGGTGGGAGAGGAAATCTTCGAGCTGATCATTGAAGTGGCCAGCGGTAAAAAAACGAAGAGCGAGATCCAAGGCATAGGAGATGAGGAGTTCTGCCCTTGGAGTATTGGGCCAGTCCTCTAA